The Microbacterium amylolyticum genome includes the window GACGTCGAGGTAACAGCCGTGGGAAATGAGAATATCGAGGCCCGCCTTTTCGAGCGGAGCGACGCTTGCGGGGTCGTAGCGGTCAGGGTCCCAGTGATACGAGACGCGGTGGCGGAACGGGGTGTTCTGTTCCGTGAGCCCCGGCGCATCGCTCAGCACCTCACGGGTCCAATCTCCTCGGTCTTGCCAGGCATGACGGATGTGTTCCTCGAGCTCGGGAAGAGGGGTCACGGTGCCGTTGTCGATGCCGGCGATCGTCGTTCCGACGTCGCCGATAACGTAATCCGGCCAGGGGGCGATCACACGGTCGCCGCGCCACGCGTCAGCGCCGTCGGAGCAGAGACGTTCGATATAGGCCGAATCCCGCCCGGTCACGAAGATCAGTCCGACATGTGATCTGTTCGCCGTGATCCAGTCGTAGAGGATGCGACGCTGGCGGGAGGAGCCACCGAGAAACGTTCCGTCGAGGTCGGTTGCGAGAACGACGCTCCAGTCTTCCGGGGATGACATCAGTTGAGTCCTTGGAATCGTTGTGTGACGGCTTCGACAGCGGGATGGGCGATTTCGACGTGCAGTCCGCGCGGTTCGGCACGGATCGGCGAGGCCCAGAACTCGGCGAAGGCGTCTCCGATGGGCTGACCGTCTTCGACAATGGACCGCACCATTTCGCTGATCGGCATGGTGATTCCGAGGAGGCGCGCCAGGTCCGTCACGGTGACGGCGCCGAGACGTCCCTCGACGACAACGGACTGACCGCCAAAGACCTCGGCGTCGCTCACACCTTGGCCGCGCTGAAAGCCGTAGGAGAAGTTGCGCGATTGGCGGGACGAACACGTGAGCATCAGATCACCCAGCCCGCCCAGTCCCGTCACGGTTTCGCGTGTGCCGCCGAGTCCGACGGCGAGCTCCTTCATCTCGTCGAGTCCGCGCGTGATGATGGCGGCGCGCGAATTTTCGCCGAATCCGGCGCCCTCCAGGATGCCGCAGGCGATCGCGATGACGTTTTTCACAGCGCCGCCGACCTCGACGCCCGGCATATCGTCCGAGATGTAGGGGCGAAACGCGCCGGTCGCGAGGGAAACCGCCATGCGCGTTGCCGCGCGCTCGTGAGGTGGTGTGCGCACGCCGGATGTGCAGGCGACCGTCACCGCCGTCGGGTGCCCCGCGGCGGTTTCCGTTGCGAAGGTCGGTCCCGTGACGGTGCCGACGGCTCGGCCGGGAGCGGCTTCCGCCGCGACCTCGCTCATGAGCAAGCCCGTTCCGGCTTCGATGCCCTTTGCGCAGACGAACAGGGGAACGCCCGGAGCGGTGATCGCGCCGATGCGCCGGGACATGTCACGAATGGTCGTCGATGGGGTGACGAGCAAAATGGCGTCCGCGCCGCGCACTGCATCCTCGAGGACGGTCGTTGGCCGGATTCCCGGCGGGAGGTCGATGCCCGCGAGGTACTTCGTGTTTCCGCGTCCGGCGGCGATATCCTTCGCGAGCGCATCGTCGCGAAGCCACAGCCGAACATCTCGCTCGGCACGAGCAGCGACGGCGGCGAGAGCTGTGCCCCACGCGCCACCGCCGATGACCGCAATGTGTTCGTACGGGGTGGTGTTTCGCATGTCTGATCGCATTGCCACCCACCATATCGATGTGGTCTTTCCTCACGGTTTCGGGCGGTAGAATCAGCCGTAACGGCGTTGAACCGGATATCACCGGGGAGCTCGTGGAAGAACAGTCTTCGGACCCAGTAGAACCACGCGGGGCAGGCCCGTAACAGCCGCAGTGAGAGGGGTGCTGTTCCGACGGCACAACGCGGGGTGGTACCGCGGCCATGAGGTCGTCCTCGCAGTTCGTTCCTGACGCAACTGCTGGAGTGAGATGACCTACCCTAAGAGCCCATTCGGCCCCGCTGCCGAGAGCTCCGCCCAGGCTGTGACCCCTTCGCCTCGCTTCCCCGAAATCGAGGAGGAGATCCTTGATTTCTGGAAGAAGGACGACACCTTCCACGCGTCGCTTGCACAGCGTGACGGCGCCGATGAGTGGGTCTTCTACGACGGACCTCCCTTTGCGAACGGCCTGCCGCACTACGGCCATCTGCTGACGGGATACGCGAAGGACCTCTTCCCGCGCTTCCAGACGATGCTCGGCAAGAAGGTCGACAGGGTGTTCGGCTGGGACACGCACGGTCTGCCGGCCGAGCTTGAGGCGATGAAGCAGCTCGGCATCACCGAGAAGAGCGAGATCCTCGAGATGGGGATCGATGCGTTCAACGGCAAGGCACGCGAGTCGGTTCTCGCCTACACGCGTGAGTGGGAGGAGTACGTCACGCGGCAGGCGCGGTGGGTGGACTTC containing:
- a CDS encoding HAD family hydrolase → MSSPEDWSVVLATDLDGTFLGGSSRQRRILYDWITANRSHVGLIFVTGRDSAYIERLCSDGADAWRGDRVIAPWPDYVIGDVGTTIAGIDNGTVTPLPELEEHIRHAWQDRGDWTREVLSDAPGLTEQNTPFRHRVSYHWDPDRYDPASVAPLEKAGLDILISHGCYLDVLPGGVSKGPSLLRLIAQLGIDRDRVLVAGDTGNDLSMFQTGLRGAVVGNAEQDLVDATAHLESAYRCALPGAAGIAEAIRAMSLHPTPPQEVSA
- a CDS encoding NAD(P)H-dependent glycerol-3-phosphate dehydrogenase, with amino-acid sequence MRNTTPYEHIAVIGGGAWGTALAAVAARAERDVRLWLRDDALAKDIAAGRGNTKYLAGIDLPPGIRPTTVLEDAVRGADAILLVTPSTTIRDMSRRIGAITAPGVPLFVCAKGIEAGTGLLMSEVAAEAAPGRAVGTVTGPTFATETAAGHPTAVTVACTSGVRTPPHERAATRMAVSLATGAFRPYISDDMPGVEVGGAVKNVIAIACGILEGAGFGENSRAAIITRGLDEMKELAVGLGGTRETVTGLGGLGDLMLTCSSRQSRNFSYGFQRGQGVSDAEVFGGQSVVVEGRLGAVTVTDLARLLGITMPISEMVRSIVEDGQPIGDAFAEFWASPIRAEPRGLHVEIAHPAVEAVTQRFQGLN